GCCGATATTCCTGATGGAATGACCTCTGTAGATGTGATGGTTGAACTCATAGACGATGCGATTGCTGAGTCTTCGGAAGAAATTTCTGTGACCTTGAAATCGGACACTGCCTACACGGTGTATTCTGCTGAGGCCGTAGCTACTATCGAGATTCTTGATGAAGGAGATCAAGCTCCTCTGATCGAGATTACTTCGCCCACAAGATCAGTTGCCATGGTACCGGAAGGTGTGGGGCTCTTGATAAGTGCAAATGTTACGGATGACGGTTTTCCAGATCCTCCTGGAGAAACGACCGTTGCCTGGTCAGTGGTTGATTCGCCAGTCGGTGGAGCCGTTGACTTCTCCTCGGCTGGCAACAACGAAAGCGTGGCTAAATTTAGCAAGTCGGGATTTTATAGAATTCGTATTGAGGCCAGTGATGGGATCAATTCAAGCAGTGTGGATCTCGGTGTGCATGCAGGTTTGGTTGCTGGAACCAATCCTTCCTCGGAAGCAGAAGTTGTGTATTTGCCGATAAGCTTAGGGGCAGGTCTTGTGTTGGAGGACGCACGTGGCGGAGATAACAACGGGACCTTCGAAGGTGGGGTCAGTTGGGAGAATGCTGAGGCCGGTGTTTCGGATGTGGCTATTTATCTCGATGGAGTCGATAGCCAGATCAATATAGAAAACGCCAACGAAATAAACCTGATAGACCATCGGGCTCGATCGATATCTCTTTGGTTTAAGGCGGAAGACCCTCTGAAATCTGGTAAGCAAGTTATCTACGAAGAAGGGGGTGGTATTCGCGGGCTCAACTTTTACTTGGAAAATGGGCTTCTTTATGTTGGAGGTTGGAATAGTGGCGGTAGTGGATGGGAAGAAACTTATTTTAGTACTGAGTTAACGGATACAGAATGGCATCAAGTGGGTTTGGTGCTTGACGCTTTGGAATCCAATGATGCACAGCCTGAGGCTTTTCGAGTCTTTCTGGATGGAGTGGAATTTGCCCGTGGAACGGCTGCTCCGCTGGATGCCCACAGTGGCAATATCGCTCTAGGTGCGAATCGTGGAAATACCCGCTATCACGATGGTAATAGTTCGGGGACTGAAGATCGATTTGCTGGGTATTTAGATGAGTTTCATTTGTGGAACCGTGTATTGAGCAACAGTGAGATGGGACAACTGTTTGGAGTGGGTTATTCAGGCCCTCAAGTGTCTCTGGCATCCATTAAATCGTTCAATCGGGCCGTTGTTATTCCTGAAGCAACGGGGCTTTTAATATCGGTGAATCAAACTGACGATGATGTACAAAATGATTGGACAGTGCTTTTTCCTGGTCAAGAGGACTCCGTGGAGTTTGTAGATGGCGGGCAGGGACGCAGTTTGGTTTCCTTTTCGGAGCCGGGCTTTTACGGTCTTCGGCTTTCTGCTGACGATGGGCGGCAAAAATCGGCGATCGATCTGAACATTCATGCTGGGATCAGCGAACCTGGATTATCTTTATCGGAACAAACGCTGTACTATTCGTTGGATGAAACAAGTGGTACGTTCATTCAAAATGGAAACGAAGGCTTCGATCCTGGTGAATTATTTAACGGGGCAAGTTTGTCGGATACAGGCGATGGCATTTCAGGTGCCGCGTTGATCTTCGATGGGGACAATGATTATTTGCAGATCCCTACGTCGGGGGGCATGGGTACTGATCCAGTCAAACGATCACTATCCTTCTGGCTTAATCCATCTGAGAATGCTTCTGGGGAAGAGGAAATGATATTTTTTCAGCGAAGCACCTTGAGCGGATGGAGCCTGTCGATTAATGAGAGTTTATTATCTTTGGCTGCTTGGAACAACCGTGAGCCTAGCTGGGGTGCTATTCTCCAAGTTTCTCTACAGAGAGATATGTGGAATCACGTTGTCGTTGTCTTAGATGGGGAACAGAATCAAATAGTTGAAGAGGGAATTCGTTTCTATCTCAATGGTGTGCTTTGCGAATTTAGCGAAGCTGGGAAATTGGACAATGTGAACGAAATCGCCTGGTTTGGTGCGATAGCTGAAGACGGACCGGTAGAACAAGCTTATGCCGGTATGATAGATGAAGTGCATCTATTTGATGGATATGCTCTTTCCATTGAAGAGGTCGGTCGTTTATACGCCTTAGGCAATATAAGTCCACTGGTGGATGCCGGAGAGGATATTCAAGGAATTTCCGAATTGGAAATTTCCTTAAATGGAAGCGCGACGGATGACGGTCGCTGGGAAAGTCCCCTGAAGTATGAGTGGTTATTTGCAGGACGACCAGGCGCTGGGTCGTTTAACCCTGGGGACTCGCTAACTACTCAACTGGAATTGAATGCCGGGGGATCTTATCCGGTGGCCTTGGCCGCATTTGATGGTCAGGTGACAACCTTCGATACGGTTACAGTCAGTGTCGATCAGCCGACTTATTTCGATTTATATATGGATAGTTATCCTAACTTGGAGGGAGCCGAACGGGACTACCTATCTGATCCAGACTTGGATGTATGGACGAATGTGGAAGAATATGGATTTGGGGGTTCACCTGATAGTTCCGATACCTCTTTCCAGCTTCACATTCGTTCCGAGCTAGTTCGAGAAGCGGGACAACTGTTTTTCGAATTTCGTTTTCCTCGAAGGCAGGATGCTGGATTACGTGGGCTGCGCTACGACCTCGAGTTTTCAGAAGACTTGTCCGCAAATTCTTGGATGGAAGAAAGTTATTCTGAGATGAGCATTTTTCCGATTGATCAAAATTATGAGGAAGTAAGAGTTCGTTTGGAGCAGGCAATGACGCCTTCTACTACACCTTTATTTGGGCGTGTGAGAGTTTTATTAAACGAATAAGAATAATTTGTGCGTTACGTTTGAAATGATTTATGCGTACATTCCCATAAGATGATTCGGCCATTAATAGTAGTTTTTGCATTTGTACTCGGTTCAGTTTCACTATTCTGTGCGGATGAAGTTCGGGTTCCTTACCAAGGTCCTTCCAAGTCAGGCGTCGATACGAGTACACTGACCGGAAAAGTCATGTGTGGATATCAGGGATGGTTTAATGCGGAGGGAGACGGTGCAAATTTAGGTTGGACTCACTGGAGCAGGAATAGATCTGAACCGTTTGCACCCGGCAATGTTACGGTGGATCTGTGGCCAGAGGTTTCAGAATACAATCAGGACGATTTGTTTGAGACAGGATTTGAATTCGCCAATGGAGAAAAAGCCAAAGTCTTCAGCTCTTATTCGGCAAGCACCGTGAATGTTCATTTTAAATGGATGCAGGAGTATGGAATCGACGGTGCCTTTGTGCAGCGATTTGCCAACGGAGTGTCGGATCCGGAGAAGCGGCATCATAAAGATGTCGTTTTGTCTAATGCAAGAGCAGCCGCCAATCAGCACGGTCGAACCTACGCGGTGATGTACGATTTGAGTGGGCTTCCTTCAGGAGGTGTAGATCGCGTCCGCAAGGATTGGCAGCTACTGCGTAGTAAAATGCATATCACCAAAGATCCTGCCTACCTTCACCATAAGGGTAACCCTGTGGTCACGGTTTGGGGTGTGGGATTTCATGGTGGCAGCAAACCACGCGCATATTCGTTGGAAGAGTGCCGTGAACTGATTGCTTTCCTGAAAGCTGATGGTTGCACTGTTATGTTGGGCGTTCCTGCGGGTTGGCGATCTCTGGATCGAGATGCGATTGATGATAAGCAGTTTCACGAAGTTCTGCAAATGGCCGATATTGTGAGTCCTTGGACACCTGGGCGCTACCGGGATCTTGAAGGCATATCTCGACATGGAGAACGCTATTGGAAACCCGATGTAAAATGGACCCAGGGTAAGGGACTCGATTACCTGCCCGTAGTGTTCCCTGGATTTAGTTGGCACAATCTAAAAGGAGCTGAGTTGGCTGCCATACCTCGATTAAAGGGTCAGTTCCTCTGGTCTCAGATCGTTGAGGCGAAACGATCTGGTTGTGAAATGATCTACGTTGCCATGTTTGACGAGGTGGACGAGGGGACTGCTATTTTCAAGTGCACGAACAATCCTCCTAATGCGAATGGAACATCATTTTTGACTTATGAGGGCTTGGTGAGTGACTTCTATCTTCAGCTTACAGGGAAAGCAGGAGAGCTACTCCGCGGCGAATTGCCCTTGAGCAACAATCTGCCCATAAGAAATTAACGATCCTATGAGAAATCAACTTAAGCAATTCCTGGCGGTGTGTTTGGCAATGGCCGCATCCCACTTATATGCCCAAGACCGACCTAATGTATTGTTTATCGTTTGCGATGATCTAAACACGCATGTTTCGACGTCCGACTACCCTTACATTTCGACTCCTGCATTCGACGAGCTGGCGGAAAACGGCATGACCTTTAAGCGGGCGTATTGCCAGTATCCGGTTTGTGGCCCGTCGCGGGCTTCATTTTTGAGTGGGCTTTATCCTGAGTCCTCCGGCGTGATTAATAATACGGCTGACATTCGTGATGAAAGACCCGGCACGCTTACTATGCCTCAGGCATTTAAGGAGCAAGGTTACTGGACTGCGGCGACAGGGAAGATTTTTCACAACTCCAAGGTTGATCCCGGCGAAGCAGTCTGGGATGAGCGGGCCTTTTATACGAATGACGAAATGCCGCTTGAGAAACAGGCACGCAAAGAATTCGAGGCAAAGCACGGATCTATCGATAAGAGAGAGAACAGACAGTTGTGGAAAGAATTCCTGCTCAGTTATGCACCTCAGACGATGAATCAAGAACCGGGGTGGGGGCCTTCAGGTCTCACCGATGAACAACATCGTGATGGAAAGAATGCTCAGCAAGCTCGCGAGTGGATTCAAAACGAGAGTTATGGTGACAAACCGTTCTTCATGGCGGTGGGTATTCATAAGCCTCATGTTCCGTTTCTCGCACCCGATAAGTATTTTGAAAAGTATCCAAAGGAAGGGCTGACGTTTGGTAAGCCACCTTCTAATTTCTGGGACACCGTGCCGAAGAGCTCTATCTCCAAGCGGTACGAAGGATTTGGATTCGAGTTGGGTGTTGAAAAGGATGATCTGCGACGTGAATACATGCAGGCTTATCACGCCTGTATCAGTTTTATTGATGCACAGATTGGATCTATTTTTGAAGACCTGAAAGAAAACGGGCTCTGGAAAAATACCATTATCGTTTTAACTTCCGATCATGGTTACCAGTTGGGTGAACATTTCATGTGGGGAAAGGTGACCTTGTTTGAAGTTTGTAATCGGGTCCCTCTTCTCATTCGTGTTCCAGGGCAGACAACGGCTTCCTCTTCTAGTCAGGGCTTGGTAGAACTGGTCGATCTCTTTCCGACTTTGGCCGATCTCTGTGGGATTGATACTCCTGCTTACCTGCATGGGCAAAGTTTGGTGCCTATGCTCCGTGATCCCAATGAATCTGGAAAAGAGGTCGTCTACACGATTGTATCGCGTGGCAAGAACCTGGGGAAAGCCATCCGTACAGATCGATGGCGCTATTCCAAATGGGCTGATGGAGAAGAATTGTATGACCTTCATAAAGATCCTGAAGAACATCACAACCTCGCCAAGTTGGAAAGCTATCGCAACACCTTGGGAGAGGTCCGGAGATTGTTAAACGATAAGCAGAGAGAAGCGGTTCAATTTCGCTGAATTGAAACCTTTCGTTCAATAAATGGTGCCGGTCATGGTCATTGCTTAAGCAAAGAGATCTATGGACGTCACTTGGCTCCTCTTTAATTGGTTCTTTGGAATCCAACAGTGTGAATCAAAGGAAGATGGTATCTTCGAATGAGTCTCTGATGAGAAATACCTCAATCATCTGAAGACGGTACATGCCAGTGCTTTGTTTGCCTTGGCTGAAGCTACGAGCGGTCAAGTTCCTCCAGATCAATTGAAAGAGGATGAGGATGCATTATTTCCCGCTCTTAGGCGCACTGAGATGAAATACAGAAAACCTGCGCAAGGTGCCGTTTATGCAAAGGCGATATTCGATGCTGAGGCGTGGAAGCTCTTTCTCGAAACCTTAGAACGAAGAAACCGAGCGCTTATGTCGATCCAAGTGGATCTCCTGGCTCTAGAAAACGTCTTGGTTGCGACCGATACTTTTGAGTGGTTTGTGGCCAAAACCACTTAACAAAAACTATTCGTGTCTCAAGGCATCGATCGGATCGAGTCGCGATGCCATGAACGCGGGATAAAGGCCGAATATTACACCGATGGCCGCAGAGACACCAAGGGATACTCCAATGATCCAGGTCTTGACGATGGTGGTCATGCCAAATTTGTCCTGTACGATATCGCACACACCATAGGCGATGCCGATACCTATAGCTCCACCCGCGACACTTAATACCACGGCCTCGATGAGAAACTGTGTTAGGACGTCGGTTGATCTTGCGCCGACAGCTACTCGAATACCAATTTCGCGCGTACGTTCAGTAACAGAGACCAGCATGATATTCATAATGCCAACTCCACCCACCAGCAATGATACGGCTGCCACAATCGTAAGAAAAGTGGTCATAGTCTCAGTGGTCGATGTAAAGGCTTCGGTAAGTTCCGATTGGCTGCGCACACTAAAATCATCCTCCTGGCCGTCGATCAGTTTATGGGCCAAACGTAAGGTTTGGGTGACCTCCTCTTTGGCTTGCTCCATTTGGTCGACATTGATGGCGCTTACGTAAATTTGACTGACATATTGAGAATCTCCGCGAAGCCGAAAGGCGGCAGTGGTTAACGGGACCAGCACCGTATCGTCCTGATCCTGGCCACCGGAGCTCTGTCCCTTGGCTTTCAATACACCGATGATTTTAAAAGGGGTTTTTTGAATACGTATCGTTTGTCCCACGGGGGCTACCCCTCCATACATATTTTCCACGACGGATGCTCCTAGAACAGCTACTTTGGTTTTTGCACGGATGTCGCGTTCAGTAAACATGGTTCCGTCCTCAATTTCCCAGCTCTTAATGGTCAAATACTCCGGGTCGACACCTTGGACGGAAGTAAACCAATTAGTTCCACCGCCGATGACTTGTCCGCTTGCTGTGACGATGCCGGAAACGGCCATCACGAGGTTGCATTGTTCGCGGATGATATCTGTATCTTTGATAAAGAGTGTTCTGCTGCTGCCGGCGCCTCTCCGGATTCCGCCCATGGAATTGGAGCCGGAACGGATCATGAGCAGATTAGTCCCCAGTGAATTAATTCGCTCCTCAATGTTTTGCTGAGCACCATCCCCAATCGCACGCATGACGATCACCGCCGCTACACCGATAATGATACCGAGCATGGTAAGGATACTCCGTGTGCGGTTCTTAAGCAGACTGCCTTGGGCGATGGCTAGAAGTTTAAATATTTTCATGTTTCGTGCTTAAATTCCGATTACACCGGAGAATTCCTCCAGTTCTTTGCGGGCATTACTGCGATCTGTGATTTGGGTGTCCCGGACAATGAGACCATCTTTCATTTCCACGCAGCGTTTGGTGAACATGGCAATGTCGGGTTCGTGAGTTACCAGGACAATGGTTATCCCCTGATCATTGAGTTCCTGAAATAGTCCCATGAGATCGAGGGAAGTTTTAGAATCCAGGTTTCCAGTGGGTTCGTCCGCCAGGATCAGAGCCGGATCATTTACCAGGGCGCGGGCTACTGCTACCCGCTGTTGCTGACCGCCTGAAAGTTGTTGCGTCTGGTGATCCATCCGATCGGCCAGGCCAACGCGCTCGAGGCATTGTGCGGCTTTTTTATTGGGACTGACTTTAGATCTTTTTCGTTGGTATACCAGGGGCAGCTCAACGTTTTCCAGAGCCGAGGTTCGAGATAACAAATTGAAACCCTGGAAAACGAACCCGATTTTCTCATTACGGATATTGGCTTGTTGGTTGCGGGAGAGCTTGTTCACGGCGACTCCATCAAGGAGGTAACCGCCAGATGTGGGCTTGTCCAAGCAACCAATGATATTCATGAAGGTTGATTTACCGGAACCCGACGCACCCATGATACTTACAAACTCACCTGGATCGATCGTGAGGTTAACCCCGCGTAGTGCATGAACCGGCTCAGCCAGTTCGTAGGTTTTCTTTAAATCAATGGTTTCGATGACATGTTCCATAAGGAAGTCTGAGTAAAATTAAAAGATTCCTCCACCGCGTCCACGACCTCCAAATGGATTTTGCGCTCGAGTCGCTGCTTCTGAAGTGGATGGTGTCAGTACTTTGGAAATGATTTCTCTACCTTCAGGAATCTCTTCGTCTCGTAGAGGCAAAACCTCGGTTGTTATGCCGTCTGTAACTCCGGTTCTGACCATCATCATCTTCAATTCTCCTGCATCATCTTTATACCAGATCGTGCCGATCGCTGCTCGGCCGCCTCCTCCTCGTTGACCTCCACCGAATCCGGCTCCGCCTCCTCCGGCAAACCCTTCTGGGCGTTGTCTGCGTTGTCCACCATCACCGCCTTGGCCACGCTGTCCACCTTCGCCACCACGACTTGCTTGACGTTGGGCTAGCATCTCCTCGCGAAACTTGGCTTGTACTTCCACCATTTCGTCGCTCATTTTCAGACTGAGAGCTGAGGCAGGAACACTTAGGACTTCTTCCACTTCATCGACTACAAAATCGAGTGTCGCAGTCATGCCTGGAAGGAGTAGGCGCCTTGGGTTTTCTGTTTCGACTACTACGGTGTAATTAACTACGTTCTGAATAACCGTTGGTTGTAGTCGGATTTCGGTTACAGTTCCTGTAAAGTTGCGCTCAGGGTAACTGGCTACGGTAAAACGGACTTCCTGATCTTTCTTGATTTGGCCGATGTCGCTTTCATCCACATTGGCCAGGATTTCCATGAGATTCAAATCCTCTGCAATGATAAACAGACGAGGCGTATTGAAGCTTGAAGCTACTGTTTGCCCTTCTTCGACATCGCGGTTGATGATCACTCCGCTGATAGGAGCTCGGATTTCGGCGAATTCGCGGTTTCGTTTGGCGCGATCCACTGAGGCTTCAGAGCTCTTCACATTGGCTTCTGCCGTTTCTTTGCCGATTTCGTAATTGAGGAAATCATCTCCTGAAAGGAAGCCTTTATCATAAACAGGCTTGAACCGCTCGTATTGGATCGTGGCTCTTTTGAGATTGGCTTGTTGGCGCGTCAGGTCGGCCTCTGCGCTTTTGACCTGGGTATCGAGGGTGCGAGGATCGATAAGTGCGATCAGGTCGCCTTCCTCGACGGTGTCATTAAAATCTTTATAGACGCCTTCGATGACACCAGAGACCTGACTTCCGATTTCTACGAGCTCCCGCGCTTCCAGAGAACCGGTGGCGGTTATCATGTTGAGAATGTTCTTTCGCTCAATCTTGGCGTAGTTGTAATTCTCTGTGGTCTCGCTCGTTTCTTCTTCTTGAAAGTAGAAACGATATCCACCGTAGCCGACGCCACCGAGCAGGATGATTATAATAATGAATTTTTTCATGGGAATTACTGTGATTCGGGGACTTGGGTATTCAGGCGATTAATCAGAAAGTTTTCGAGTGTTCCATCCTGGAGGGTAATATCCAGGCGGTTGGTAAAGAGGTTGAACCAGGATTCTTCAACCGCGACTGCTGCATCGAGGCGATTGGATCGGAGAGAATTTACATCCAGCAGGGTGGCGGCACCGGCATCGAATCGTGCCAGTTCAGCTTCCAGGGCGGCACCTGCAGAAGCCAATTGTTCTTGGGAAAAGGAAAGTTGTGCCTTGGCGGTATTGAAGTCTAACACGGCCTGTAGCAGGTCGGTGCGTGCATTCTGTTTTAGATCCACCATGTCGAACTTTTCCTGGCGGAGCTGAATATTAGCTCGGGCCACGTTGGTTTCGGTTCTTCGGCGATCGAAAATCGGAACGGAGAGGGTAAGACCTCCGGACACTTCAGGTTCCCGTTTGAAAAACTGACTGCCGAATCCAGCACTACGGTTCTGACTGGCATAGTTGGTTCGGAGATTGGCCGACGCACTCACCGTTGGCTTTTTTCCTGACTCAGCGATCCGGATACTCTGATTGGCTGCTTCGATGCGGTACTCTTGTGCGAGCAGGTCAGGACGTTTGATTATCCGGCTCCAGGATGATTGGACGTCGGGATCGGGCAAGTAATCTGTGTTTCCCCAACCGCTATTGTCGATATCGAGGAGAATATTGGTTTCGGGTGGGAGTAAGAGAAGCTCTTTTAGGAAATATAGACTTCTTTGGTGTGCCTGGCGGGCCTGGGCGAGACGACGTTCGCTGTCGGCTACCAGCGCGCGTTGGCGAAGCACATCTGCTTCAATCCGAATCTCGTTTTCATAGCTCACCTGGATTAACTCAAGGTTTTCCATCCTGGAAGCGAGCTCCTCAGCCTGGATCTCAATTTCCTTAAAGCGCAGGATGGCTTCCATGTAGCGGAAAATCGAATTGAAGAGTACAATCTGCTTAGATCGATTCAAGTCTTGTAGGCTGGCTTCCAAGACTGATTGGGCTTGGTTGATCGCGGCTTGTCGGGCTCCACCATTATAAAGCACCATATTGGAATTGAGGCTACCATTCAGAGAGCGAGAGGTATCGGCATCTTCCCAAACGGGCTCACCATCTTCGCCAAAAAAGCGAACTGTGCCTCCTGCTGATCCGGTGAGGTTGGGTTTCGAATCCGCTTCCTCGAAGGCTAGGTCGTTTTCTCTTAGTTCTACCTGCAGTTTGGATCTCTCGAGGCTCAAATTCTGGTTCAAGGCCAGGGAGATGACATCGGACAGGGCAAGCGTTCGAGTCTCAGCGTTGGCAATCTGGGCTTCTTGTCCATGGGCGCAGATGCTCAATAACAGAATGCAATAGGAAATGAGAATAGGTTTAGGCATAGGGTATAGCCGAAGGTTCGAGCTGTCGGAATAACGTTACGCTTTGAAATAAGGTTTCACTTTAATGGGAAATAAATGGATTTTTTGATGTTTGTGCTGACTAGGGTCCGAGTATTCAGATTTTCATTGCGCCGAAGCCCCCGAAAATTCACCGTTTTAGGCCTATACCCCGCTGATCGATACTTCAGATCCGCACTCCGTAAAACTCACTCCATATCCATCTATGCTTCTTGATTCGTTTCTTGTTTTTGGTGCATCTTCCTCCTGGCCGTTTCTAGTATTGGCTGCCGGTATTATTTTTGTGGTTCTGGCCATTGGTGTATTCCGTTTTCATGCGTTTGTCGCGCTGATTTTGGCTGCCATTCTTGTCGGTGTGCTATCCAGCTCGCTGCCAGGTGAAGGAAATCACGTTATTAAAGCGATCGAGCTTTCAATGGCCGAATTTGGTTCCACGGCTGGAAAGATCGCCTGGGTGATCGGTGTGGCGGCGATTATTGGTTTGTCCTTAATGGAGAGTGGGGCTGCCGACCGGATCGTGCGTGGACTCATCGGAGTGATGGGCGAGAAACAGGCTGGGTGGGCCATGATGGTTGCCGCTTTCTTCCTCTCGATCCCGGTATTTTTCGATACCGTCTTTTTCTTAATCATCCCCTTGGCTCAGGCCCTGGCATTCAGACTGGGGAAACGATATGTTTATTTTGTGATGTGCGTATCGGCTGGTGGTGCTTTGACTCACGGCTTGGTGCCACCGACTCCGGGGCCACTGGTTATGATCGAGACCCTTCAGTTAGATCTTGGCTTCGCCATGGTGATGGGAATTGTCTTGGGTCTACCCGCGGGTGCGTTTGGTGTTTGGTTGGCTGGCCGGATGGACAAGAAACTGAATCTTAGCCTCCGCGAAAGCCCCATGGTCAAAATCGCTGACCTGGAAGAGATCGTTCATAAAGATACCAGTGATTTACCTCCTTTTTTTGTTTCTATTCTTCCCGTTGTCTTGCCGGTCTTTCTGATTGCTCTCTTTTCCAGTGTGAAAGCGTTTGGTGGCGAGAGTGATTCCGCTTTGTATTCAACGATTGAGGTCCTGGGTAATAAAAACCTGGCGATGGCAATTGGAACGCTGATTGCGATTTGGTTGATGGCTTCGAGGCGCAAAATCAACATGCAGAAACT
This genomic stretch from Opitutia bacterium ISCC 52 harbors:
- a CDS encoding ABC transporter ATP-binding protein, coding for MEHVIETIDLKKTYELAEPVHALRGVNLTIDPGEFVSIMGASGSGKSTFMNIIGCLDKPTSGGYLLDGVAVNKLSRNQQANIRNEKIGFVFQGFNLLSRTSALENVELPLVYQRKRSKVSPNKKAAQCLERVGLADRMDHQTQQLSGGQQQRVAVARALVNDPALILADEPTGNLDSKTSLDLMGLFQELNDQGITIVLVTHEPDIAMFTKRCVEMKDGLIVRDTQITDRSNARKELEEFSGVIGI
- a CDS encoding efflux RND transporter periplasmic adaptor subunit, producing the protein MKKFIIIIILLGGVGYGGYRFYFQEEETSETTENYNYAKIERKNILNMITATGSLEARELVEIGSQVSGVIEGVYKDFNDTVEEGDLIALIDPRTLDTQVKSAEADLTRQQANLKRATIQYERFKPVYDKGFLSGDDFLNYEIGKETAEANVKSSEASVDRAKRNREFAEIRAPISGVIINRDVEEGQTVASSFNTPRLFIIAEDLNLMEILANVDESDIGQIKKDQEVRFTVASYPERNFTGTVTEIRLQPTVIQNVVNYTVVVETENPRRLLLPGMTATLDFVVDEVEEVLSVPASALSLKMSDEMVEVQAKFREEMLAQRQASRGGEGGQRGQGGDGGQRRQRPEGFAGGGGAGFGGGQRGGGGRAAIGTIWYKDDAGELKMMMVRTGVTDGITTEVLPLRDEEIPEGREIISKVLTPSTSEAATRAQNPFGGRGRGGGIF
- a CDS encoding sulfatase; its protein translation is MRNQLKQFLAVCLAMAASHLYAQDRPNVLFIVCDDLNTHVSTSDYPYISTPAFDELAENGMTFKRAYCQYPVCGPSRASFLSGLYPESSGVINNTADIRDERPGTLTMPQAFKEQGYWTAATGKIFHNSKVDPGEAVWDERAFYTNDEMPLEKQARKEFEAKHGSIDKRENRQLWKEFLLSYAPQTMNQEPGWGPSGLTDEQHRDGKNAQQAREWIQNESYGDKPFFMAVGIHKPHVPFLAPDKYFEKYPKEGLTFGKPPSNFWDTVPKSSISKRYEGFGFELGVEKDDLRREYMQAYHACISFIDAQIGSIFEDLKENGLWKNTIIVLTSDHGYQLGEHFMWGKVTLFEVCNRVPLLIRVPGQTTASSSSQGLVELVDLFPTLADLCGIDTPAYLHGQSLVPMLRDPNESGKEVVYTIVSRGKNLGKAIRTDRWRYSKWADGEELYDLHKDPEEHHNLAKLESYRNTLGEVRRLLNDKQREAVQFR
- a CDS encoding ABC transporter permease, which codes for MKIFKLLAIAQGSLLKNRTRSILTMLGIIIGVAAVIVMRAIGDGAQQNIEERINSLGTNLLMIRSGSNSMGGIRRGAGSSRTLFIKDTDIIREQCNLVMAVSGIVTASGQVIGGGTNWFTSVQGVDPEYLTIKSWEIEDGTMFTERDIRAKTKVAVLGASVVENMYGGVAPVGQTIRIQKTPFKIIGVLKAKGQSSGGQDQDDTVLVPLTTAAFRLRGDSQYVSQIYVSAINVDQMEQAKEEVTQTLRLAHKLIDGQEDDFSVRSQSELTEAFTSTTETMTTFLTIVAAVSLLVGGVGIMNIMLVSVTERTREIGIRVAVGARSTDVLTQFLIEAVVLSVAGGAIGIGIAYGVCDIVQDKFGMTTIVKTWIIGVSLGVSAAIGVIFGLYPAFMASRLDPIDALRHE
- a CDS encoding YiiD C-terminal domain-containing protein, which gives rise to MFALAEATSGQVPPDQLKEDEDALFPALRRTEMKYRKPAQGAVYAKAIFDAEAWKLFLETLERRNRALMSIQVDLLALENVLVATDTFEWFVAKTT
- a CDS encoding GntP family permease gives rise to the protein MLLDSFLVFGASSSWPFLVLAAGIIFVVLAIGVFRFHAFVALILAAILVGVLSSSLPGEGNHVIKAIELSMAEFGSTAGKIAWVIGVAAIIGLSLMESGAADRIVRGLIGVMGEKQAGWAMMVAAFFLSIPVFFDTVFFLIIPLAQALAFRLGKRYVYFVMCVSAGGALTHGLVPPTPGPLVMIETLQLDLGFAMVMGIVLGLPAGAFGVWLAGRMDKKLNLSLRESPMVKIADLEEIVHKDTSDLPPFFVSILPVVLPVFLIALFSSVKAFGGESDSALYSTIEVLGNKNLAMAIGTLIAIWLMASRRKINMQKLWSEMDAPIAVAGTIILITSAGGAFGAMIRHAGVGDAVKSVMEGSNISLLLLAWIIAMVMKVAQGSGTVSMITTSSIIAAIIGVGTGEVMELPYHPVYLFAIIAFGSNVGSWMNDSGFWVVCKLSGFTESETLRTWTVMLASLGVFGLIEVFIVAKILPFNG
- a CDS encoding TolC family protein yields the protein MPKPILISYCILLLSICAHGQEAQIANAETRTLALSDVISLALNQNLSLERSKLQVELRENDLAFEEADSKPNLTGSAGGTVRFFGEDGEPVWEDADTSRSLNGSLNSNMVLYNGGARQAAINQAQSVLEASLQDLNRSKQIVLFNSIFRYMEAILRFKEIEIQAEELASRMENLELIQVSYENEIRIEADVLRQRALVADSERRLAQARQAHQRSLYFLKELLLLPPETNILLDIDNSGWGNTDYLPDPDVQSSWSRIIKRPDLLAQEYRIEAANQSIRIAESGKKPTVSASANLRTNYASQNRSAGFGSQFFKREPEVSGGLTLSVPIFDRRRTETNVARANIQLRQEKFDMVDLKQNARTDLLQAVLDFNTAKAQLSFSQEQLASAGAALEAELARFDAGAATLLDVNSLRSNRLDAAVAVEESWFNLFTNRLDITLQDGTLENFLINRLNTQVPESQ
- a CDS encoding xylosidase/arabinosidase — its product is MIRPLIVVFAFVLGSVSLFCADEVRVPYQGPSKSGVDTSTLTGKVMCGYQGWFNAEGDGANLGWTHWSRNRSEPFAPGNVTVDLWPEVSEYNQDDLFETGFEFANGEKAKVFSSYSASTVNVHFKWMQEYGIDGAFVQRFANGVSDPEKRHHKDVVLSNARAAANQHGRTYAVMYDLSGLPSGGVDRVRKDWQLLRSKMHITKDPAYLHHKGNPVVTVWGVGFHGGSKPRAYSLEECRELIAFLKADGCTVMLGVPAGWRSLDRDAIDDKQFHEVLQMADIVSPWTPGRYRDLEGISRHGERYWKPDVKWTQGKGLDYLPVVFPGFSWHNLKGAELAAIPRLKGQFLWSQIVEAKRSGCEMIYVAMFDEVDEGTAIFKCTNNPPNANGTSFLTYEGLVSDFYLQLTGKAGELLRGELPLSNNLPIRN